In Dermacentor variabilis isolate Ectoservices chromosome 1, ASM5094787v1, whole genome shotgun sequence, the genomic stretch GCCACgtgtatgttttcaaaacaaataataaatatggTCCTTACTGAAACTTTATTACGCCCATCACGGTTTTTACGAAATCTGCTGCCGCCTTACGCCGCCGCCTTACGCCGCTTCAGTAGCGGATCTAGGTCGGCGTGCCAGGCATCAGCCGGCGAAGTGTTATAGGTCACGCAGGCGACGCCAAGATCACCGAAAATTCGCCGCCCGATATAGTTAGGTGCATTGAACGTGCCCTACTGCATCGCGACGATCAGCTGATGCCGCAGCGCCGCATGCGCCCCAGTTTGTGGCGAGCTTGCACTTATTCGTTGAAGTCGGCGCAAACTGGTCAGCATGTTACCGACCATTTTACTATGCACAATAGACTATTCAGACATGTTCCCTTCCCGCCGAACCCGCGGGTCACGCTGCAGGTGCATCATGACGCTACGCTGTAGAGCGTCCACTtttccctgctgctgctgctgctgctgctgctgctgtttcttgGCATCACATTCACAAAGAAGCGGAAAGAAATAGTCCCCTGGCGTAGCGCAACTGCCCCGTGCGTGGCGCACCCCCCAGGGTTAAGCCGAACTATATACGCGCATTCACGGTTCCGTACTCACGAAATTTGATGCTACACCGTTACTGCAGACTTTTGTTTTCCTGGTAACGGGCCGAGTACAAACGCAGACACAGTggcacttcgacatttcaatttatttaatttcaatttattttcccatcttacagtacagatggaggggttgcagaaaaaaagctacaccagggtagcttgacaagtctacaaacctaaaattcagtagggaggcagtactggaacttgtacaaaaaacaaacagataaGTATATCAAGTAATCACTGAAGGATACACGAAACAGCAATACGTGCACACAAGTAAACTCAAGCCATGTTATTTAAACACATAGTACGAAGCTCCTCGCGCGAACAAGAAAACAGATTAAAATTAATGCGACTATAACCAttaagaagagatggaagaatatagtgaaggcgttcttgtccaagtttaagtcgaggtgtcggtactatccattcctcgccatgtcttgttggatagcttaacgtttttttctttagttttgcttATTTCTTGAGATTGGTTATATTATTCCTAATTTCAGATTTAAAGACGACACTGAGACTATATTTATAGAGATTATGTACTTTAATTACTCTAGAATGTCTAAATAAAGCTGCACTTGGATGTCGGTATGACGTATTATACACATGCCGGAGATACCTTTTTTGGATTAGGTGAATGCGTTCAAGGTTAGTGAAGGTTGTGGTACCCCAAACTAGTTGGCAATAATTCAAATGCGAGTTGAAGATTGAGTTGTAAACcagcattttagtttgtgtaGGTAGGATGTTTTTTAAACGACTTATAGCGCCAGTGATTTGAGCTATTTTGTTTGAGACGTAATTAACGTGATGATCCCATGACATATTGGAGGAAAATATCACCCCTAGGCATTTGAACTGCTCTACTATTTCTACAGGACGTGAATTCaaaataatatcttcatgcggAGGGATAAGCTTGTTTTTTGGTTTGAAAATGACTGCCTTAGTCTTACCCTCATTTATCTTCATTGAATTAGAAATTGACCAATCCTCGAGGGCAATCATTGCAACGTTGCATTGATCAATAAGTTCGGAAATGTTATTACCGGCAAAAAACAGACTTGTGTCATCCGCATATATGACAAACTTTGCATCATGGTTAATAtttattatatcatttatataaatgttgAAGAGTAAAGGTCCTAGCGTGCTTCCTTGAGGGACACCGCACATGAGAGGTTTCGGTTCAGACTGCATACCATTAATTAATACCACTTGTTGCCTAGAGGATAGATAAGAGTTAAATAATGATAGTGCTTTCCCTCGGATACCATAGTACTGTAATTTATGAAGCAGTATTTTATGGTCCACCAGGTCAAAAGCCCTTGAAAAGTCCACAAACAGACCAATCacaatagctttgttttctagcTGTCTTATTATGTATTCTTTTTGTTCGAGCAATGCAGACTCAGTTGATTTGCCTTTACAGAAGCCAAACTGAAATGGTGTTAGTAGGTTAAATTTATGGATGAAGTTAGACAGCCTTAGATGAAGCATTCtttcaaaggcttttgagaaaactggcagaattgaaattggtctgtaattaccaagAACATTTCAATCTCCCTTTTTAAAAAGGACAGCGACTTTCGCTAATTGCATTCTTTTTGGAAAAACTGCAGTTACTAAACAGATGTTAAAGATGTGAGCAAGTATAGGAGCGATAACTTCAGCTACATGCTTGACTGGCCGAATTTGAATGTCATCAATATCACAGCTACCGCTGTTGTTAAGATTTCTTATTACTGACACTACTTCACCTTCTGTAACAGGATGCAGGAAGACTGATTCATCATTTCGAATGTGCATGTATTTGCTAGCATCAGATTGAGCAGCGCTAGTAGTCAGGATTGTTAAAAACTTATTGAATACATTAGCCAATTCCAAACCACAAACTTCCTTTCCATCAATATTTAGTTTGTTTAATGCAGTGTGTGCACTATTACGCTGTAAGAGAGTATTTAATCTTGCCCATAGTGCACTATGTCGAGTATTCTTGACGTCTAGTAGTGATAGGTGATAGGAAGTTCTTGCAGATCGCAGTTTTTTAGTCAATTTATTCCTGTATTTCTTAATGACAGCAAGGTCCTCAGCCTGACGTGTGCACAAAAAATTTCTGTATAACTTTTGTTCGGTTTGTATTTCTCTGCGGAGCTCTAACGTTATCCAGGGCTTGCGGGTTTTGCGACTTTTTACGCGAGTCACAGGAGGAAAGCAGTCATGATAAATTTGTTTAAATGTCTCAATAAACGTATTATAGGCTAAATCTGAGTCAGCTAGCTCAGCTATCTTGCTCCAATCTATTTTCACAAGCTGGTCCCCAAAGGATGTCAGTGATGTCTGTGTAATTGCTTGGTATGTGACTGATGTAGATTTGCTCCCCATTGTACCAGGCTTCGCTATGCAAACAAACACGGGAAGGTGACCACTAATGGAACACGATAAAACGCCCGATATAACATTCGTCTGCATAGAGTTGGTGATAATTAAATAAAGCACAGAATGGCTTTCACTTGTGACTCTCGTTGGTATGTCAATCAGGTTAACAAAACCATTAGACACAATGGATGTATTAAAATCTCTAGCAGACGGACTGGGAATATTCATGTCAATATTAATATCGCCGCAAGCTATTAATgttttctgattatgacgctcAACAACAGAAGCCATAAATAGGTCATAGAACTCTAGAAATGACGAAATATTACCGTCCGGAGGCCGGTAACATACAGAAAACACAGTGCTTTGCGTACATACCGACAGAATTTCATAATCTCGGGTTATTACAGTGTACGATTCAAGTAACTGACCTTCTATATCGTTGCTGAGCAATAGTGCAACACCACCACCGCTGACATTTTGCCTATTTACGTAGTATGTGTTATAGTCTTTCAATCTGAAAACATCATAGTCACAAGTGCTCCATGTCTCTGTTAACATTATTGCGGAAAATTGAAAAGTGAAACCGGCAAagaattcttctaagcacaatATTTTGTTTTTCACTGACCTAGTATTGAGGTGAATACATTTGTGAGTAGCCGTCGAGAACTTTGAGATTGCTTGGTTAATATCATTAGACAAATAATAGCGAGTCTCATTCATCATGCTTTCTTTGAACACAAAAGAATAAACTTGTCATCAGTTATAGTTTGCCAAGGTCGTCTTTACTCCTAATAACAGTGGTAGCTGCTCCACTGGACTTTCGAGCAAGAATTTTTCCATTTATATACCAGACGAAAtcatagccttttgcttttgcccGTTCATACGTAACCACTTCCTACTGCTCTTGATGAGGTGTGCCTGTTTTGTAGTGGCGTTCTTGTTACTTTATTTCATGGTGTCAAGCATTGGTACCACGTAATTTGCTAGCGTTAGCCTGGCACAGGTTACACGTGCTGTGACTGAAGTTAATGTAGAAGGGCTGCCTCTGTTTCATGCATTCGCCTTCAACACCACATTCGCGCCAGCAATTTACCACAATATTGCATCCTCATATACTTTTGTGTGCTATCGGCAAAATGTCTTTTCACAGCATTCTCATACGCTGTCTGATAGTGGAAACAAATGCGTAAAATTTTTCAGGATCCATCAGGTCGCCGCTCATGTCATCACTGTTTTTAACAGGTGCTGGTATCGGTTCGAGCCTTCATAGCCCCGCCTCGCCAAACACCATCCCTTGCATCTAGTACCTTTCTCAACGCTCGTTAATACACAAATTTAAGTCTCCGCTGCTGAACATTGCTCTAGCGTGTTTCGCATTACTTTTGCCGCCCGctgtggttacttagtggctaagGTGTTCGGCTGCCCAGCAAGAGGCCGTGGGGTAAACTCGcgatcacggcggccgcatttcgacggggcgaaatgcgagaagtactttgatttaggtgcacggtaaagaagcGCAGGTGGTCCAAAATATTCTGGAGTCCTTCATTGCGCTGTggctcataattagatcgtggttcggacacctaaaaccccataatttaattttaatgactTTTCCCGCAGGAAGCAGCCCGTCATCGGAGCCTCCTCTTCCCCCATCGGTGCTGACAGTTCATCCGATCTGGAAATGTCTAATGGCACACATCTGACAATAGAAAGTACGGCCCCTACGCAGGCCTCGCTATCTCCAGCAAACGGATCTCCAAGCAATCACTCAGAGTGAGCTGCTGCATGGCGTTTCACGTTTGCCATTCGTTGCCTAAAGAGAGGGATAGAAATTATGGCTTCCCCAACAGCAACACAGCCCAGAGTTTTTCGAAGCCTTCCTTATGATTTCTCAAGCGTTTGCTTGACAGATTCTAGGTTTCAAAACTGCAGGACGGCAGAGGGTGGGGACTGCGTGCGACACTAACCTACTTTTAGGGTGCAATGTTCAACTGTAATATGAATGCAGCTGACCTTTTTGTCTCTGTGTTAGAAGATTCAGCCATGCGCTGACATCGGTTGTTACCTGCTGTGGTTGCAATTTGTCCGCGGCTTCATCCGCGTTTCCTAATCTGCGGCCTTCTCTATATTTTCAACTGTCTGAGCATTCACGTTTGCTGTTTCTCCTACCGCATGGAAtaaaattcatttatttataatgCCAAAGTGCTCTTACCCCAGTTTACGTGGCCTTAATTCGCGCACGACATGGGGCCATTGCCCAACAGTTTCGTTTTTTCAGATTAGTAGCCACTGAAGCACTGCATTCAAGAGAACCTTTACTGAGTAGTATTACCTGCTGCTCTACGTATTTCAGGCGCTCCTGGTCCATGATCGAGTGTGTCGAATCCACAGATTCTGCTTCATCTCCAGAAAGCGCAGCTCGCCAGCGTTCTTTATCTAGGCAAAGCTGCTCAAGCATGTAAGCATATTCTGTACCATTTGAAGATTGTGGATTGCTGCGCAATATTGTCGTGCATTATTTCTGCTCCTCTATTTCTTTGTGAATACCAATAATCGGTTTCCTTACCGACACAACTTATGTTTACATGTGTCGCGGAGTATCGGTGAACAGCTGCATTTTCCGCCATGACCTGTTTCGTTTACCGCGAGGAACTCAAAACGACAAcaggtgctctctctctctctctctctctctctctctctctctctctctctctctctcgcagacACCTTATAAAATTCATGGTTTCAGTTAGACTTCACATTTGCAACCATGAACGCTTCACCATTCAGGCAACGCTTACTCTGGTCTCCATGTCAGACCCTTTATAACCGCTACAATACAACCTTGCAGGCGGCTTTCTATTGCGTGTTCCTTCACAGCTGTGCTAAGCGAACGTTCAACATTCTCATTCTGCACACATTGCCACTCGTCACAGTAATATAGCCTATTCCTTTTCATTAAATATATGCAGTCCTCGACTGCGTAAAAGTGGTGATTATTTCGGTGCACCTTCTTGTCAAGTTCCTTAATTTGTTTACAGCGAACAGCTAGGAGGATTTATTCGACACACCTTCTTAACTTCGCAGTCAGACACGTTTCGGCAGTGTTTACAATATTGCTCACTCGGATTCTAATCAGTGTAGTGCTGTTGATGCGAGATTCATACTGGCGAAGAATGGACGACACACGCGGAACGAGTAACGCAGCGCGAGCGTAGAATATCAACTTTGGTTTAATGCGGATTCACGACCAATGAACCCACCCTTCACTGCAAAGCTGTACCCTTGCCAGCATCTAGGGCTCTTAAAACGATTTGGGTTCCTCGTATACGCATATGTGAAGCTTCGCAGCATTGTGTACGACTCTTCATAACCACAGCACTCTTTTCAGTGAAGCCACCGACAGTGGCCAGGACAAGAAGAAACGGAGCATTGATTTCGTACTGCAACGTCGTGCCAAGCGACTGCAAGAGATCCGCCGTCTCGTGAAAGAACTCTATCCTAAAACATGACACCAACTCCACCTGCCACATCTGCTTCCGAGCCCACCATGCCCGTCATCACCAGACCAGTTTGTGCTGTTTTCAGCAATTGAACATGCCCGGTCATAGCTGCAGTCCGGCACGTGTACATGGAGTGAAATACTGAAGTTTTCGGCAGGATTGTTTGCAGCTCTCACTTTCACCGCTCTAAGGCTCGTGACCATCTAATATTGTGCCTAAACTCCTGGTAGCATTTGAAGCAGGCAGCGCGACAGCTGCGACAGATTAATTCGTTCACGATGTATACGTATTTCTTCTGCCAGATTTGCAATTTCATGGCTTTGTTGTGCCTTTTGCGTGTTATCCACTTTGCTTCAATAAATGCATGCGTACTTTTCATGTACCCGTAGAATTCCCTCTATGCCTAGATACCCTTATCTTAGGGATGAGGAAATGCGTAGGACACAACAATGAACCTGTAAAGATTATTTTTGCGTGGCCATAAGGTATAGGCCAGTGCATGTAAGACCAAAAATCTTCAATCTGTCCTTCTGTCCTAGCCGATTCCGTCGGCGAAGTTGCAAATACGCTTGCGTACTTAAATTTTGATTCATGTAAATGAATCGTAGGTTGTCAAGATAACTCCGAAGTCCGTCACTATGGCGTGGTTCATAACTAAATTGCTgctttagcaaaaaaaaagctCTGCAAATTTCTCAGTCTTGAGGTCTGCTTGACACAGCTTGGCACGATGGGGACAATTGGCTGGCGTTGACGGCAAGGGTCAACGCGGAGCTGTGTTAGGTGTCGATCGCAGTCAATGCAGTGCACACAACCGTGTGCACTGTACTATGTCCCAGCGCAGCCAGGGCTGGGAACGCGAAGGAAGAAAAATATACTCTACAAAAGAAACTGAGCCACTGAGAGCACAGCAATGTCTAATGTGCGTGTTCGTCTCCGATGTCCATGCAAGCTTCGGCCGGAGCTGTCACACCTTTAGAGGTGAATGAATACAATTTAATTGCAACATTAAGCTCTTGCGAATGAACGGCTTTAATTTCTTGGAACAACTATGCGAAAGCAGGGCAGCGTTAGAAATGTACTCACCATTACCTACAGAAAGCTCATATATGCTCCTTTCCGCTGTTTCGTCTGATGAGGCCATGATAAAAACTAATGAAACTGAATGTTCTCAGCGGCTTCAGTCAAGTGTCAATTGTTCGTGCACCCGAAAATTCAACATGTTTGTTTGAATTTGGTTCCATGGGGTATTACGACAACGCAAAACAGGCGGAACAGGCGTGTTGCTTCCTGCAGGTGGAATTCGCCTTGCTGAACCTACCAAGCGCGAGACTGTCCTAACGGCTTCAGTCCAGCTAAAAACAGCAGGTATCGCATAAGTAtcgcattttattgcgataacaattatatggagactccaAGCGCAGTTCTTCCAAGCTTTAGATCATTGCTACAAAAGAATACCCGTGCTTAAGGCCTTACTCTCGTTACTAAGGTTGCcgcggtctacgggccttcacgaaAGACTTTAAGAACGCTGCCCCCTACGACTCTGTAGCGTACGCAGCTTGTGTGTGCTTGCCTTTATCTTTACCTCCCCTTTCACGCGTTTCCTCTTTTTGTCCCGCTACTCCGTCCCCCAtgaagggtagccaaccgcaactacctccggttaacctccctcccttaatttctatgcatccttttctttctttctgccgtCGTTGGCGCAGTCGCCATGATGGTTCGTCTAAAGTCTAAATACGATAAAATCATCGCCGtacgctgcatgtgcgagtgaaagctcgcGAGGGTCAGCCAGCGATAGTGGCTCAATCTAGCGCAGGGAGGGAGGGAGGCCGGAAGCTCGCAGCTTTCTGTGGCATGCGAGCCATGGGGTGGAGAGGGGGTCGTTCAActgccgcggctgctgctgcatgcggCCAGCACCACTTAGaaagcacaaggccttttcactccgatccatgacgtcatgttaaatcgcccgactgccatagaatctaatgggaatgctcacgagtaggcaacagtgattttgacgtgaTCGCTTCATCACGCCAatcttgtcaatggaaatttcgggccaggtatgGTGACGTCACGGATCAGAGTAAACAGGCCTTTTGCTAAC encodes the following:
- the LOC142569950 gene encoding uncharacterized protein LOC142569950, with amino-acid sequence MSNGTHLTIESTAPTQASLSPANGSPSNHSERSWSMIECVESTDSASSPESAARQRSLSRQSCSSIEATDSGQDKKKRSIDFVLQRRAKRLQEIRRLVKELYPKT